The following DNA comes from Candidatus Methylacidiphilum fumarolicum.
ATTGATTCATCCAACCAAAAAAGAAGATGCTCTGATTCGACAGGGGGCATTAGTGACTTTGAATTAAAACTGATGAACAAAAAGGAGAAAAAAGTATGGCATATAAGATCGTTGCATCCCAATGTACAGGATGTTCTGCTTGTGAACCGGAGTGCCCAAATGGCGCTATCTATGAAAAAGAAGGCATTTTTGCCATAGATCCAGAAAAATGCACAGAATGTATAGGTTTTTTTGATGAACCGCAATGCGTATCTGTCTGTCCAGTAGACAATACCTGTGTGATTGATAAAAGTCGCCCACGATACAAAGCCAAAAAATAACCATGAAAATATCAATTACACCCAAGGCAAAACAATTTATTAGCCGGATGATCCGGATGTGTGGAGGAACAAAAAGCGCGGGCATGCGATTGATTGTTGGAGAAGGAGGCTGCTCAGGATTTACTACGGATTTTAGCGTTGTCGAGGAGCCGCAGCAATCGGATACCATATGGGAGGATGGCGTTAGGCTGTTTATTCCAAAAGAATGTCTTCCTTACTTTGAAGAAGCCATTGTCCATTTTATTGAGACTCCCACCGAGACTAGACTGATTGTGCTATCAGGAAGAAAAAATAATAATAGCTGTGGCTGTTCCTCTCTGCCTCCAGATCATTCCAATGGATAAGATCCCGTATGGTTGAGTTTTATCTGAATGAAAGACATCAAAGGAAAGAGGCACAGGCCAAAAGCAAGGAAATCGTATGCGAAGCTGCTGCTCAACTGATATGGATGCTTATGGTATTCCAGAAGATTATTGGGGAGAGCTGGTGGAGGAGGCTGCTAGGGAGCTTAAAGAGGCTGCAAGAGCATATCCCAACAAAGAAAAAGTACTTTTTCATTTGTATAAGGCCTTTGAGAAGGCTGGAAAGCATATTACCGTTCTGATCGGCTTCTACCGTTTTTACTTTTATCAGAGTGATATGTTGCAGTCTATATATTGGGGGAGATTGTGTATGGAGGAAACTGCAAAAAAATTGAGGATAAATGAAAACTGGATGGAATTGACTGAAGAGCAGATTGAAATGCTC
Coding sequences within:
- a CDS encoding HesB/IscA family protein, which codes for MKISITPKAKQFISRMIRMCGGTKSAGMRLIVGEGGCSGFTTDFSVVEEPQQSDTIWEDGVRLFIPKECLPYFEEAIVHFIETPTETRLIVLSGRKNNNSCGCSSLPPDHSNG
- a CDS encoding YfhL family 4Fe-4S dicluster ferredoxin gives rise to the protein MAYKIVASQCTGCSACEPECPNGAIYEKEGIFAIDPEKCTECIGFFDEPQCVSVCPVDNTCVIDKSRPRYKAKK